From the Sphingobacteruim zhuxiongii genome, the window ATTCTTGTTGGCAGGAGCTTTCGGGGAACTATCAAAGAATATTGGCGCAATCTCATCGACAATAAATTTTGCGCTCACTTACGTCTCACCACAATTCATTGTAGCTGGACTTTTTCTGGTAGGCTGTTTTATTTCAACATCTTTAGGAACTTCCGTTGGTACGATTGTCGCTCTGGCTCCAATTGCTGTAGGCTTAGAACAGAACATTGCCGGAATTATGCCTATTGCCTTAGCTGCTGTCATAGGCGGTGCTATGTTTGGTGATAATCTTTCGTTTATTTCAGATACAACTATTGCAGCTACACGAACTCAAGATGTAGGAATGCGCGATAAATTCAAGGTAAACTTTAAAATGGTCTTCCCTGTCGCGATATTAGTTTTTATTATCTACGGATTTCAGGGTCAAGCGCTCGTGAAGAACCTTCAAGACATACCAGTCGGAGATTATGAAGTTATTAAGATTGTTCCCTATGTGATTGTTTTCGTATTGGCTTTATTGGGATTGAACGTTATTTTTACTTTGGGTGTCGGAATTGTCATTGCTGCTATAATTGGACTATTTACGCATTCCGTTGATTTTCTAGCGGTCTTAAAGTCGATAAATGATGGTTTTGCAGGCATGTTCGAGTTAAGTTTATTATGCCTAATAATAGGAGGGGTCGTAGGGATCATTCGTTTTAATGGCGGAATTGATTATCTATTAAATGCAGTTACCAAACGTATCGATTCAAAGAAGAAAGCAGAGTTGGGTATCGCATTTCTAACCGGATTAGTTAATTTGGCTATTGCGAATAATACAATCACCATTGTTATTGTTGGTCCTATTGCAAAAGAGATTTCAGATAAAAACGGATTAGAAGGGAAACGTGTTGCGAGTATCTTAGATACTATTTCTTGCTTTATACAAGGTTTAGTGCCCTATGGTGCGCAGATTTTGGCAGCTCTTGCCGCAGCGAACATGGTTTTATCGGAGCAAAAATTACCACTCTTGTCGCCTGTTGATATTATGCAATATCTTTATTATCCAGTTTTGCTTGGTGGGGTTACCTTGCTGTTTATTATATTCCGTAAAGAAAAGCAAGTCGTGGCTTAACCTAAACGCCATTTGTCTTTTTCAGGATAGTAGCTTGAAGCAATATTCTGTAAAACCTATATAAAGCGAATTTGAAAATGCGCAATATATAGGTTTTTACTTTATGTTGGCTTACTATTTTTAATAAACGTCTTGATTTTTATTTTTCAATGTTTTCGATAACGTCAAGAATCAAAGGGTAGGTGTCATTTTTTATTTTAGATAGGTTTGATTTTTTAACCCATATTGCTTGGTCGATATCTTCTTCCAGCTGAGGTGTAAGTTTGGGAACTTTATTAATTCCCATTTCATACCACTTGGTTTGTTTAAGCACGAATTTTCCGCGCATCGTATAACAGTGATAAGTCGTTTCTATTTTCTTTCCTAAGTAGTTTATCTTGATTCCACATTCTTCTTCGACTTCGCGTAATGCGGCTTCTTTCATTTTCTCGTTTTCTTCAACTTTTCCTTTAGGAAGATCCCATTTTCCTAGTCGATGGATAAAAAGATAGTGTCCTTCACCGTTTTTTACAAGTCCACCAGCAGCTCTGATAATTCGAATATTAGCGATGAAAGTTTTGAAAACTTTCTCAATATTTGGTTGTATGTGTAAATAGATGTTTTTTTCAGTCTTGTTGGTCGACTGGTTAAAAAGTTTTTCTAAATCAATGTCTTGTAAACCAATCGTTTGAATGTTCCCTTTGATTTTCGGAGCAAAATCTGCGAAAATTAACAGAGATTGGTTCATATAAATTTTATAAATTTGTGCCATGAATTATTTAAATGAGGTTGAACAAAAAGTTGCAGAATCCTTATTGCAAATTAAAGCAATAAAATTACAACCTAAAAGTCCTTTTACATGGGCGTCAGGATGGAAGTCTCCAATTTATTGTGATAACCGTATAGCTTTATCGCATCCGTCGATCCGTACGTACATCAGACAAAAGCTATCTCAGTTGATCCAGGAAGAGTTTGGATCGGTAGATATGATCTCTGGCGTAGCGACCGCGGGCATCCCACAAGGCGTTTTAGTAGCTCAAGACCTAGGTTTACCTTTCTCATACGTTCGTAGCAGTGCAAAAGATCATGGTCGTCAGAATATGATTGAAGGAGAGATTAGTAGTGGACAACGTGTTGTTGTGATTGAAGATTTAGTTTCTACAGGAAAGAGTAGTTTAATTGCTGTTAAAGCTTTGCGCGAAGCAGGATGTAACGTAGTTGGCTTAGTTTCTATCTTTACCTATGGTTTCGACGAGGCTCGTAAGAACTTTGAAGAGGCAAAATGTACATTCCATAGTTTATGTAATTATGATGCGCTAGTTCGTGTAGCTGCATCAAATAGCTATATCATGGAATCTGATATCGAATTATTAGAAAAATGGCGCCAAGATCCAGCAAATTGGAGCCCTGAAGTTTAAGCTATGACAGTAATACAGAATTCTACGCTTATTAGTAAGCCAGTTGAGGAAGTATACAACTTCCTTTCGGATTTAAATAATCATGAGCAATTGATGCCAGATAATATTTATAACTGGGTATCAACTGCTGACGAAGCTAGCTTTACCATTAAAAATATGGCGAAATTAGCATTACGTATTAGCCAACGCATCGAGAACAAAGAACTGGTTAGTGTGCCTTCGGAAGAAGCGCCTTTTGCCATTACACTTCGTTGGAAAGTAGAACCAGCATCTGAAACGACAACGACAGCAACGTTTTTAATCGAGGCAGAGTTGAATATGATGATGAAGATGATGGCTTCCGGTCCATTGCAGAAATTAGTGGATCATCAAGTAAGTAAATTGAAAGAAATTTTGGGTTAATCACCCTAGATTCCACAATAAAGAAAAAGCAGCTCATTGAGCTGCTTTTTCTATTAATACAACATCGTTCTTTAAAAAGAATAGGACAGGTGAGTTAGCATTCTATTTCCTGCGTCTATTCTCCCGCGGCCTAGATCTTGATTGATTGGCGTTTGGAATGATGCCCCGACAGATATTCTATTGAAATTGGCTTCTAACCCCATAGAAGCATTTAATAGATGTCCGCCAGTTTCTTCGACTTTAAAGCCCATACTATGATCTTTTCCTTGTTTTTCAAAAGATAGCCCTGCATTTGGAGCAATACGACTATTTGAACCCAAGGCAATCTTGTAATAAGCGCTAGCGTTACTTGCAATTTTATTACCGTATCGATAATCGTCTTTATTTTCTGTATTCAATTTATAACTCGCATTCATATTGATTCCAAAATCTTGAATACGGATATCGTACATTAAACTCGGAATAATGTCAAGGCTTCCAGTTCCCAGTTGGAAAATATTGGGATTTGTTGCCATCGCGTTCTGCTGTTCAAGTGCGTCATATGATCCTGTAGGTAGTTTCACGCCTAATCCTAACCATAATGCTTGAACTATTAATTTATTATTATCAGTACTGTTTGAGCCCTCAAAAAGTTTGTAGTATCCGTTTAATGTGATGTCACCGATACCGTTTTTCTTACGTAAAATTTCACTTCCAGAAGTGTATTTCTCACTGAAATTATAAGGAACAAGGGCTAATACTCGCCATCGCTGACCAATATTCCATGCCCCCCATAATTCCATCGTTTGATATTTTTCGTCTGTTGTCAAGGCTGTGCGATTGCCATGTATATCCAATTGTGTCGTAATTCGATTAAATTGATAGCGGAGACCGATAAATCGTTTACTGAAATCCGGCAACAAACCGATATAATAACCTCCAACACCACAGCCACAGATATCACAAGCCTGGCTACTGTTCATAGAGATTAAGAGTATTAATACAATCAAAAGTTTCTTCATATTATTCACGGAATAAAGGGTTTTTTATAAATGTTTCATCATTGAGTGTGTTTAAGAATGCTAAAAGCTGTTTAACTTCTAGTTCGGATAGCTTTATTCCCATCTCTTTGCTAAATAAAGGATCCAAATTCGGCGTTTGTTGTACTTCTCGACGATAGTGATTAATCACCGATTCTAGCGTTCTAAAACGGCCATCATGCATATACGGTTGTGTAAATGCTAGATTTCTTAGCGTTGGCACTTTAAACTTGAGCCTATCGTTTTCCAATTGGGAAATTTCAAAACGTCCTTCGTCTTTTGCCGGATTCATCCCAATTCCATTATCGCGAAATGATCCGTCAGTGAATAGGGGTTCTTGATGACATGCGTTGCAGTTCGATTGGAACAGTCGATATCCAGCTTCCTCTTCAGCCGTAAATTCCGCTTCCGATCGTATAACCTGATCATATTTCGACTGGTCAGATACGAGCAACAGCATAAACTGTGACAGCGCTTTTAATAAGTGGCTGCTTTGG encodes:
- a CDS encoding Na+/H+ antiporter NhaC family protein, producing the protein MKKGNFWALLPLIFFVVVYFSCSYILGDFYALPVLVIFVLALFVAFFQFPKVSFSEKLSHFSKGSGDENILIMILIFLLAGAFGELSKNIGAISSTINFALTYVSPQFIVAGLFLVGCFISTSLGTSVGTIVALAPIAVGLEQNIAGIMPIALAAVIGGAMFGDNLSFISDTTIAATRTQDVGMRDKFKVNFKMVFPVAILVFIIYGFQGQALVKNLQDIPVGDYEVIKIVPYVIVFVLALLGLNVIFTLGVGIVIAAIIGLFTHSVDFLAVLKSINDGFAGMFELSLLCLIIGGVVGIIRFNGGIDYLLNAVTKRIDSKKKAELGIAFLTGLVNLAIANNTITIVIVGPIAKEISDKNGLEGKRVASILDTISCFIQGLVPYGAQILAALAAANMVLSEQKLPLLSPVDIMQYLYYPVLLGGVTLLFIIFRKEKQVVA
- a CDS encoding NUDIX hydrolase — encoded protein: MNQSLLIFADFAPKIKGNIQTIGLQDIDLEKLFNQSTNKTEKNIYLHIQPNIEKVFKTFIANIRIIRAAGGLVKNGEGHYLFIHRLGKWDLPKGKVEENEKMKEAALREVEEECGIKINYLGKKIETTYHCYTMRGKFVLKQTKWYEMGINKVPKLTPQLEEDIDQAIWVKKSNLSKIKNDTYPLILDVIENIEK
- the pyrE gene encoding orotate phosphoribosyltransferase; translated protein: MNYLNEVEQKVAESLLQIKAIKLQPKSPFTWASGWKSPIYCDNRIALSHPSIRTYIRQKLSQLIQEEFGSVDMISGVATAGIPQGVLVAQDLGLPFSYVRSSAKDHGRQNMIEGEISSGQRVVVIEDLVSTGKSSLIAVKALREAGCNVVGLVSIFTYGFDEARKNFEEAKCTFHSLCNYDALVRVAASNSYIMESDIELLEKWRQDPANWSPEV
- a CDS encoding SRPBCC family protein; this translates as MTVIQNSTLISKPVEEVYNFLSDLNNHEQLMPDNIYNWVSTADEASFTIKNMAKLALRISQRIENKELVSVPSEEAPFAITLRWKVEPASETTTTATFLIEAELNMMMKMMASGPLQKLVDHQVSKLKEILG
- a CDS encoding transporter codes for the protein MKKLLIVLILLISMNSSQACDICGCGVGGYYIGLLPDFSKRFIGLRYQFNRITTQLDIHGNRTALTTDEKYQTMELWGAWNIGQRWRVLALVPYNFSEKYTSGSEILRKKNGIGDITLNGYYKLFEGSNSTDNNKLIVQALWLGLGVKLPTGSYDALEQQNAMATNPNIFQLGTGSLDIIPSLMYDIRIQDFGINMNASYKLNTENKDDYRYGNKIASNASAYYKIALGSNSRIAPNAGLSFEKQGKDHSMGFKVEETGGHLLNASMGLEANFNRISVGASFQTPINQDLGRGRIDAGNRMLTHLSYSF
- a CDS encoding cytochrome-c peroxidase — its product is MNKAYWLVAGTIITIIFACQKADHFVDEYLISFTKPKHFPEPNYNFPGNPISKEKFDLGKKLFYDPILSRDNTISCSSCHIPENAFTHHGHDVSHGIDDRLGIRNSMTLTNLAWSKSFFWDGGVFDLDLFSIAPIENVVEMDEKLPNVLKKLNSSKTYPLLFEKAFGTREIQSSHLLKALSQFMLLLVSDQSKYDQVIRSEAEFTAEEEAGYRLFQSNCNACHQEPLFTDGSFRDNGIGMNPAKDEGRFEISQLENDRLKFKVPTLRNLAFTQPYMHDGRFRTLESVINHYRREVQQTPNLDPLFSKEMGIKLSELEVKQLLAFLNTLNDETFIKNPLFRE